From a single Intestinibaculum porci genomic region:
- a CDS encoding DUF1015 domain-containing protein has product MAQVLPFRAIRPHQKAAADVAALPYDVYSRAEAKEAVKGHPLSFLNIDRPETQFPDDHDMYGKDVYAKANEMLEEERAEGIFIQDEQPCYYVYELTMDGRAQSGLVALSSIDDYLNGVCKKHENTVAKKEADRIHHVDTTSAQTGPIFLAYRAQEAIDALIAKAKKQTPIYDFTADDGVIHRVWIIKEEADIKALKDAFAQVPCTYIADGHHRAASAVKVGLKRRKEHPDYTGNEEFNYFLSVLFPDNQLKILDYNRFVKDLNGLDQDTFMNKLSKIFTITPSDQSHPTHKGQVKMYLDHRWYALDVKDAIAKVRDNDPVDRLDVALLQDEVLTPILGIKDPRTDERIHFVGGIRGLGELVKDVDQLPGSVAFAMYPTQISELLAVADAKRLMPPKSTWFEPKLRSGLFIHAFER; this is encoded by the coding sequence ATGGCACAAGTATTACCATTTCGGGCTATTCGCCCGCATCAGAAAGCGGCCGCTGATGTCGCTGCTTTACCTTATGATGTTTATTCACGCGCCGAAGCGAAAGAAGCGGTGAAAGGACATCCGCTTTCGTTTTTAAATATCGATCGTCCCGAGACGCAGTTTCCTGATGATCATGACATGTATGGGAAAGATGTTTACGCCAAAGCTAATGAGATGCTCGAAGAGGAGCGCGCTGAAGGCATTTTTATTCAGGACGAGCAGCCTTGTTACTACGTGTATGAACTGACCATGGATGGGCGCGCGCAGAGCGGACTTGTGGCCTTATCCTCTATCGATGATTATTTAAATGGCGTCTGCAAGAAACATGAAAACACGGTGGCCAAAAAAGAAGCCGATCGTATCCATCATGTTGATACGACCAGCGCGCAGACAGGGCCAATTTTCTTGGCGTACCGCGCTCAAGAAGCCATTGATGCCCTCATTGCCAAGGCTAAAAAACAAACACCGATTTATGATTTTACCGCGGATGACGGGGTTATTCATCGCGTCTGGATCATTAAAGAAGAAGCGGATATTAAGGCGCTTAAGGATGCCTTCGCGCAGGTGCCTTGCACGTATATTGCCGATGGCCATCACCGCGCTGCTTCAGCGGTCAAGGTTGGTCTCAAACGCCGAAAAGAGCATCCTGATTATACAGGAAATGAAGAATTCAACTATTTCTTATCGGTTTTATTCCCTGATAATCAGTTAAAGATTCTTGACTATAACCGCTTTGTGAAAGATCTGAATGGGTTAGATCAAGATACGTTTATGAATAAGTTGAGTAAGATCTTTACGATCACGCCAAGTGATCAAAGTCATCCCACTCATAAGGGACAGGTAAAAATGTATCTCGATCATAGGTGGTATGCCTTAGATGTCAAAGACGCGATTGCTAAGGTGCGTGATAACGATCCGGTTGACCGCTTGGATGTCGCTTTACTACAAGATGAAGTATTAACACCTATTTTAGGAATCAAGGATCCCCGCACTGACGAGCGTATTCATTTCGTTGGCGGCATTCGCGGCCTGGGTGAACTCGTAAAAGATGTTGATCAGCTGCCTGGAAGCGTCGCTTTTGCGATGTATCCAACGCAGATCAGTGAACTTTTAGCGGTCGCTGATGCCAAGCGTCTGATGCCGCCGAAATCAACGTGGTTTGAACCAAAGCTGCGCAGTGGTTTGTTTATCCATGCTTTTGAACGATAA